A stretch of Myxococcus hansupus DNA encodes these proteins:
- a CDS encoding cytochrome c3 family protein: MKDASTRIPCRALAAGWMGSLAALSLAGCSGPVNSQQGYMPEQPVAFSHAVHAGQYGLDCQYCHVGAEKSRHAGVPSTTVCMNCHTQVKTDSPEIKKVAAAVAENTPLAWVRIHRLPDHAYFNHASHVGAGLECQSCHGPVQEMVRVEQKEPMTMGWCLDCHRETAAKQVSAPSPSAPRSGELLAVSSGVPAPEPLKAPRVLQPPTDCSSCHR; the protein is encoded by the coding sequence ATGAAAGACGCCTCGACTCGCATCCCGTGCCGTGCCCTCGCCGCTGGTTGGATGGGCTCCCTGGCCGCGCTCTCCCTCGCGGGGTGCAGCGGTCCCGTGAACAGCCAGCAGGGCTACATGCCCGAGCAGCCCGTGGCTTTCTCGCACGCCGTCCACGCCGGTCAGTACGGCCTGGATTGCCAGTACTGCCACGTCGGCGCGGAGAAGAGCCGCCACGCCGGCGTGCCCTCCACCACCGTGTGCATGAACTGCCACACGCAAGTGAAGACAGACTCACCTGAAATCAAGAAGGTGGCCGCCGCGGTGGCGGAGAACACGCCGCTCGCGTGGGTGCGCATCCACCGCCTGCCGGACCATGCGTACTTCAACCACGCCAGCCACGTGGGCGCGGGCCTGGAGTGCCAGAGCTGCCACGGGCCCGTGCAGGAGATGGTGCGCGTGGAGCAGAAGGAGCCCATGACGATGGGTTGGTGCCTGGACTGCCACCGCGAGACGGCGGCGAAGCAGGTGTCGGCCCCGTCGCCCTCCGCGCCCCGGTCGGGCGAGCTGCTGGCCGTGTCATCCGGCGTGCCCGCCCCGGAGCCGTTGAAGGCCCCCCGAGTCCTGCAGCCCCCCACGGACTGCTCGAGCTGCCACCGCTGA
- a CDS encoding respiratory nitrate reductase subunit gamma — MSDTFFTVVPYVAAGVAVAGVARRWLSRAPASSPAPVAPWTSSGRAVVGGAAIVALNHALGLLAPRVMQAFNASPGRLFTLEAVSLIGGLLLTWGLAGLTLRRAREGQWGAAGLLGLLLLQALSGVFLAVSLRWGSAWYVHVVVPYLRSVFAFQPDATLLAQAPFIVQLHTLFGMVLLALAPFIRAQPIAAPLLVTPREETAG, encoded by the coding sequence GTGAGCGATACCTTCTTCACCGTCGTCCCCTACGTGGCGGCCGGCGTGGCCGTGGCGGGTGTGGCGCGGCGGTGGCTGTCGCGCGCGCCCGCGTCCAGTCCCGCCCCGGTCGCGCCCTGGACGTCCTCGGGACGGGCCGTCGTCGGTGGGGCCGCCATCGTGGCCCTGAACCACGCGTTGGGGCTGTTGGCGCCCCGGGTGATGCAGGCCTTCAACGCGTCGCCAGGACGGCTCTTCACCCTGGAGGCGGTGAGCCTCATCGGTGGACTGTTGCTCACGTGGGGGCTCGCGGGCCTGACGCTGCGCCGGGCGCGGGAAGGGCAGTGGGGGGCCGCCGGGCTGTTGGGGCTGCTCCTCCTGCAAGCCCTCTCCGGTGTCTTCCTGGCCGTGTCGCTGCGCTGGGGCTCGGCCTGGTACGTCCACGTGGTGGTGCCGTACCTGCGGTCGGTGTTCGCCTTCCAGCCGGACGCGACGCTGCTGGCGCAGGCGCCCTTCATCGTCCAACTGCACACCTTGTTCGGAATGGTGCTGCTGGCGCTGGCTCCCTTCATCCGCGCGCAGCCCATCGCCGCGCCCTTGCTCGTCACGCCCCGGGAGGAGACCGCCGGCTGA
- a CDS encoding c-type cytochrome has product MRTHAQEGRPRGARRFVPIIPLLAALTAPEAAAQGAARGATLFTQRCATCHTVGEGDRVGPDLHGVMERRDEAWVTRFITSPGEVIDSGDAVATELLARFNGIRMPDQQLSPEERAALYAFFRDCTQKGLGGCKPSPAAKMGTDATPEEIARGRRLFEGTEALAKGGPACFGCHDVRGVGVAGGGTLGPNLTFTFARLGERGVRPALAKLDTPMMGALYAKAPLEEEEQYALKAFLADASRDGSKPRADRDFFYLGLVGALAVLGFMGVAFGAASKRGLS; this is encoded by the coding sequence ATGCGGACACACGCCCAGGAGGGACGACCGCGAGGTGCTCGGCGGTTCGTCCCCATCATCCCGCTGCTGGCGGCGCTGACGGCGCCCGAGGCGGCGGCGCAGGGCGCGGCTCGAGGCGCCACGCTCTTCACGCAGCGCTGCGCCACCTGCCACACGGTGGGCGAGGGCGACCGCGTGGGCCCGGACCTGCACGGGGTGATGGAGCGGCGCGACGAAGCGTGGGTGACGCGCTTCATCACCAGCCCGGGCGAGGTCATCGACTCAGGTGACGCGGTGGCCACCGAGCTGCTGGCGCGGTTCAACGGCATCCGCATGCCGGACCAGCAGCTCTCGCCGGAGGAGCGCGCCGCCCTCTACGCCTTCTTCCGCGACTGCACGCAGAAGGGGCTGGGCGGTTGCAAGCCGTCGCCCGCGGCGAAGATGGGGACGGACGCGACGCCCGAGGAGATTGCCCGGGGCCGTCGTCTGTTCGAGGGCACGGAGGCCCTGGCCAAGGGCGGCCCCGCCTGCTTCGGCTGTCATGACGTACGAGGGGTGGGGGTGGCCGGCGGTGGCACGCTGGGGCCCAACCTCACCTTCACCTTCGCCCGCCTGGGCGAGCGGGGCGTGCGGCCCGCGCTGGCGAAGCTGGACACGCCGATGATGGGCGCGCTGTACGCGAAGGCGCCGCTGGAGGAGGAGGAGCAGTACGCCCTCAAGGCCTTCCTCGCGGACGCGTCGCGTGACGGCAGCAAGCCTCGCGCGGACCGGGACTTCTTCTACCTGGGGCTCGTCGGTGCGCTGGCGGTGCTCGGGTTCATGGGCGTTGCCTTCGGCGCGGCGTCGAAGCGAGGTCTGTCGTGA